TGGGGGATGCTGAGGAGGCTAGAGTGACAGGAGAGATGACAATCCTTGGGCTTTTTTGATCATGGGTTATGCAGTGAGCAGAGAACCAAAATAAATTGTAGCTCCAAGGAAGTTGCTTAACCTGTATGAATTTCCAAACTTATGGCTAGATAAACATTATCTGAAAGAGAATGTCAGGCAAGGGGTGAGAACACATGTATGCCTGTCATGGACAATATTGGATAAGTACTCATGCATACCTAAGATAATGAATGgttaatttaaaaatcagaaccAGAGATTTCCAGGCAGGATGGCTAGTCATAATTAGCCTTCATTGCATTTTTGCTTATTTCCATCACTTTCAATTGTTTATcttaagaaacattttaattcaAAGTGATCTATGAAAAGggacaaagaaggaagaaggcaattttctttgagacaggatctaagTTAGTCCAGACTGGCTGGATCACTGGTGAGAGATAAAATATATTCTACGACTTAATTAATATAGCATGTATTTTATTTGTGATCCTAAAAAAGGTATTTGGCAAAATCAAGTAATGTATGTCCCAGAAATATACTCATTTTATACAGTTAGGACTGTGTTTTCTTGGGTCATGTCCAGACTCACATCCTAGGCCTGCATGTAGGTGATTAGTGGGAGAATATTATAATTCATTGTTCTGTGCTCTTGTtgacttatttgtttgtttccagtgGTGCGATCCAACACAGGGGCTAGCATGGGCTAGCCCAAGCACTGTTTCGTTGAGCTCCATCCTCAGCCCTCAGAGTTCCCTTAAAGGTCCCCTTGGAAACTATTGGTGTTGGAAATTCTATTCcagtgtatattttattattttagtttttaaaattgtatcattAAAGTTATCAGTTGCATATTCTCTGGTTATGTGGTCTTTACAAGGGTCTTGCTCAAGTTCTGGTATGTCACCAACTCATAAAAAGAGCTGcttagtgttttttgtttgtttgtttggttttgtttttttttgttgttgttgttgttgtttataaagGGATAATCATAAAGTTCAGAATAAGCCTCAGCCCCTCCTGGTGGTTTTCTCAAACCCTTTCAGACAATCGATTTTGAAGTTGCTAACTTTCTGCCTTGAAGCCAACAGTGCTTTTCTAAAGCCCTGGCTCTGCTCTTTGACTAGGAATGGGGAAGAGTTAGTGATTTTATTGTCATAGCACtgtggaggagaaggggagatgatttgagacagggtctccaaaAGCTAGGCCTGTCTTGAACTCATTAgtgagctggccttgaattcctcatcttcctccctctacctcctgagttctgggactataAGTGAGTTCTGGGTTTACAAGTGAGTTCTGGTTATACAAGAGTTGCCTATGGGCCTGGCTTCTGAAATAAAGTTTTAGAAGTTTAATGATGAAACATTTATGCTGGTTTCAGTGGGGCATGCTAATTattctgcactcaggaggcagaggtgggaggactgTGATTTTCAGTCACCATGAGACatagagcaagaccctgtctccaaaagaaacacacactctgaagaagaaagaagaaaagcgaATGAATATCACGCCACAGAGTTGTTTTGCTCACAAGTGTATCCACTAAGTGATCACACTGAGGAAGACCATGCTAACAGGAAAATGTTTACAGTCTTCAAATTCAAGCAGTAAAACTGGAGgattggggaggtagaggcagcagagctctgggagtttgaagtcagcctggttcatgcagcaagttccaggtcagccaaggctacaaagtgagatcctggCTCAGAAAACCAAAGGATAACAACCACAAAAATTAAGTTGTCATTCCCTTTTATATTTACCCACAAAAATAACCCTCCATAACCAAAACAATAAAGCAAGCAAAGGAATGAAAAAGAAGGGCTGCAGCTGGGGCTCCActcaagtccccctccccatctccctacaATTTTTCTGAAAAACAATTACAAAATTGTTGAAACATTGTGAGTACTAATACTccatttcttcccctctccccacttctttaCATCACAGGTGCTGTGGATTCTTATGAAGTAGTGAAGGGGGTAGTGGGTCACCCTGTCACACTGCCATGTACTTACTCAACACGTGGTGGAATCTTCACCACATGCTGGGGCCAAGGGGCATGCCCGTCTTCTCATTGTACCAACACACTTATCCAGACCAATGGATACCGCGTCACCTATCAGAGGAGCAGCAGATACCAGCTAAAGGGGAATATTTCAGGAGGAAACGTGTCCTTGACAATAGAGAATGCTGTCCTGAGTGACAGTGGTCTGTATTGTTGTCGCGTGGAGGTTCATGGATGGTTCAATGATCTCAAAGTGACCTTTTCATTGGAAGTTAAACCAGGtaagctttctttgttttctttccttatttcttgtaAGTGAACTGTGTCTTCTGTTTCCTAGTAATTTGTTCTTTTCCTAGAACAAGGAAACACAAATTTCTTATGAACATGTTGATTAAACGCTTGCTTTTGAGTTGTGTAAAGACATACTCTCCTGTATCTCAGGCTATCCTCTGATGGTCATGCTTTCCTGATCcaactgcctctgactccagtgTTGAGaacacaggcatgtgccaccaaacccagctttaAGTATTCTCTTTAGAGGCACCGAACAACTTTATTTGCTTAgatgaagttttaaaatgaatcttaattcaacacagtgagacacatctgctcctgacagcaccaatctacttcaagaggaagatgggcatcaaagaggctccttatggagtttgttagataaactggacatgcaagacccacagagaaatgactattGAACTTGTCTAAAGATGAGACGATCCTTCAGGATTCCCGCTTCATGAAAGACTCTGTGAGACATTCAGCAGGATACAggagaaagtgactggcaaactgccaatataggcagaactgtctttaaaatttcctgcttcatggaaaagtctgtcggATACTATGAGCCcggaggctgaagatggatgtcccaacggtGCAGAAaaacattgggtgactgtccaggcagtcagatgtctctgtaaattctagagttttggaagttgtttacacagtatttcctgtttacttaggtagagtctttggtggagttaaaGAATCGATAGTTATGACTAtggttttccttaattatgataaaagataaagtagatataaataaatatcatagccataattcttgcttgataactgctttgtcatatgtaattttactatgttaaagttaaaacctttttatttaaatggcaaaggggaggtgatgtgggattttcctctgtatgctgtgattaccattaatgaataaagaaattgctttgggcctgttgatagggaagaacttacgtaggtggggaaaactaaatggaatgctgggaggaagaaggcagagtcagagagagagatgttatggagccactgccagagtcaggcatgctgaaactttgctggtaggccatgacctcatggtgacgcacagattaatagaaatgggttaaaataagatgtaagagttagtcaataagaaactaaagctaatgGGTGAAgtgatgttttaattaatacaacaGATGCTATTGATTTGTAAATTGTAAGTTGAACCTGCCTAATCCAGATTTAAAATCTGGAACCTTTTGAGCATGGACTTGAAATGCATCTGGAAAATTCAATGCCAAGACACTATCATGTGCACAATTATCCACAGTTTCTAAAGTTACCTTTTAAGCTATATGTGTAATGTGTAGTTATATGAATGCTATGTAAATAATGTTTATACTTGAGCCTGACCCATAAGATATTATTTATATGCAACTATTCTGAATTGTTAAGGAAGAGTTAAATACTTTAACTCCAAGAACGAACTATTTTTTTTGATAAGGAGTATTCGCCTTGTCTCTGTTAGATTGTAAGAATCCATAGAAGACAATGTCTACTCTCTATCTAAATATGCAAATCCCATTTGTGTTGGGATTCGTGTGGGATGTGTGTGCTAAGATGCAGGGCTGTATGCTGTGTCCTCTTGGGAATGACTGAAGCTCCGCTGGGCCTGGAAACTGTGGGTGAAGTCagtcatcactgagagaagtcccAGTCCCCCATACCCTCTCAGTCTCAGAGATGCTGAGAGTTCTGAGGACCTGACAGCTGTCATTTATAATGTGTCCTTAGGAACGGGCTCTGTTCTCATCTCTTTGCTGTCGGAATAGCTTCCTCCTATTGGTGAGCTGTCTCTAATGCCCCACTCCACAACATCCTAGTTGGTTCAGGAGAGGAATTTGGGTGGGGAAAGCCTCTCACTGGTGCTACAGAAGAAACTCTTGTCTCTTGTTGACTCATccttatttcattttgatttccaAACCCAGAAATTCCCACAAGTCCTCCAACAAGACCCACAACTACAAGGAGACCCACAACTACAGGGAGACCCACAACTACAGGAAGACCCACAGCTGCAGGAAGACCCACAACTTCAGGGAGACCCACAACTACAAGGAGACCCACAACTATAACAAGATCCACAACTACAGAGAGACCCACAACTACAGGAAGACCCACAACTGCAGGAAGACCCACAACTGCAGGAAGACCCACAACTACAGGAAGACCCACAACTACAGGGAGTCCCACGACTCTGTCAACAGGACTCACACGAGTGCCAGCATCACCCAGAGTCTCTACCTTTGCTCCAACAACACCAgcgcacacacagactcacacaccaGGTAAAAACCCAATGGTGACTCAGGACACAGAGTCCTTCTTATAAGCATCTGTAGGACACACAGACACTGAGTCAAGACAGAAATATAATATAGGTGGAGAGTTCTTAGCTGTGTCCCAACAATAGCCTCACAAAGAGGGATGAGAAACATCCAGGCCCTTTCTAGAAGGTGAAATGACCCTTGACTTGATAAACCATAATCTTCACTAAGTGTTCAATTTTCCATGTGTTCATATCAACTATGTTTCAAAGGAGTTTGGgagtctattttttgttttgttttggaattggtttttggtttcttgaagacagaatttctttgtgtagtcccggctgtcccagaacttgctctgtataccaggtttGCCCCTACACAGAATTTCACTTTCCTCTGCCTATGAGTGCTGGCACCTAGAGGCACGCACCCCAGTTAGAGTTCAGGAGTGTAGAATGGGAAGTGTGAAGAAATTCTGAATCCTGACAAAGTTGTCAGAAAATCGGAACCCACATCTCACTTGCTCAGGATAGTGTGCCAATGACAGACAGTGCCCATCTTTGGGTACATTCCTCAGAAAAGTCAGCAGATATGGAAATGAGTAGGAGGAGTCATTCCTCCTTAGGAGGCTGGGGTAGGCACTGGGAGAGGCAAAGgtaagttttgtttctgttttccttggtgAGGTCCAAACTCTAAAGCTGAAACAGTTCTTGCATTGTTCTCATTCCAGAACCCACTACATCTTACCCACATCAGACTACAGCTGAGGTGACAGAAACTTCATCCTACACCCCTGCAGGTAACTATGCCCCCCTGCCCGATCCCCTGGAAGGTCCACATCATGGTAAAGCTGGTGTTGAAGAGCACACGCCCTCTGCAGCAATGCAGATCTGACATTGTAAGTGGTGGCAGGGACAGAGGCACAGCTCCATTCCACCCCCACGGCATCCTCCAGACGTCCCTCCATTCAGGCCAAGCTAGGCTGGGTGGCTTCTTTGAAGGAAAGAATGTCAGGGACAGTCAACATGATAAAGTGTTGAAAGATTTAACTCAGATCCTAATCACAGGGTCACTAAGAAGTGAGATGTTTATGAAAGGAATAGGGCACACTGGGGCACACATATGGACTTCTCCATACAGAGCACTTAGGTTTCTTTACATTGAGAGTACATGTGATGTTGGTGGCTCTTAAGATGGATCTCTGGAGGTTTGTAAGAAGTGCCCCATCCCTCTTGGTGCTGTTGGTTTAGAAACAATACTCCAAGATGTAACTTATAACAAActtatatttaaatcattttcttccaTAAGCCATGTTGTGATACAGATTTCGGAGGGATATTTGTTTATATTCAAGAATGGGAGGGAAGGACTAGGAACAGGAGTTTCTACATTATTTGACCCTCAGCAAGTGTGCCTTGCTTGCTGCTTATGGCCAGTTGGTTTAAAATGTCTGCGAACAGCATAGATTGCCTCAACAGGAAATTCTGTTTTTTATCAGTGGTTCCTCCAAAGTTTCTTGAATGTGTTAACAGAATAAGCAATACAACCACCCTCTTATTCATCCCGGGACAATGAGCCATGGCCTTgccacctgcctcaggcttccCTTCTGGGGCTCACTGATTACTCTTGTCTTTCCTGGTCTATCTCTGTCTTGCCTAACAGTTGTGTGACTTACAGAAAGCCACACTCTCTTGAATCTGTGACATTATTTACTCAGTGAACATAATggcactttttaaaagtaaaatcagtTTATTGTAATAAATTTTTACTGAATATTGTGGTTACAAAATGTGATGGGGGACTTGGGTCATATTCGCAAAGGGCATAAGTGATAGATACATTGTAGATAACACCTACACTGTTAGCTATAGTGCCCAGATAACTGGCACAGGTAGCTGtggacagatttttctttggtgtggcagctcacaaaaaatgacacagagacttattattaattatgaaagttcagccttagcttaggcttgtctctaaACagttcttatagcttatattaacgcATATATTTTAAtctagttttttcttttaatgtggcTCCATTATCTGTACCCTGTTGTCCCCATCCTGCTTCCCCTCAGTCTGACTGGGGACtctacctttcttcctctctgggtCCTCTGTGTCCCAAGAAGTCCCACCcaacttcttcctgcctagctattgaccatttgGCTCTTAAATCAGACacagtaacacatcttcacacagcgtAAAAGAATAAACTAAAGGAAAAAGGTAGCTGCTATGACTTGGGAACACCTATCTGTGTGACTCTTTTTACAAAGCAAATCACTCAGTTTGATGCCAGGCTCGTCCCTGGGTTTAGTTGTTTGGGACTCAAAACTGTGGACCAGCTCCCCAGTGGCCGCACTAACCTTGTCACTTGTACTTCCTCCAGGACAGCGAAGAGTCTCCTCTCTTGCCTTGTCAGTCTAAAGCTCAcatgggaaatgggaggttgcACTGTGGTCTGAATGTGTTCCCATAAATTCCTTTGGTAATGTGTAATTAAACGCTGAGGTCATCTGGAAGGTGATTAGGATATAAAAGTAAGATGTTCGTGCACAGTGTTAGATCCTTTGTGAGAGGACTGGTGGGCCtggttttccctttccttcccttgggGACACACAAGAAGTATCATCTCTGAACGAAGGAGCCCTCAGCAGCTACCCAGTCAGCTCATGTCTGGATCTGGGACTTCCCAGCCTTTAGATCTATGACCAatgcatttcttttgtttataatttaCTCACTCTAAGAAGTTTTGGAATAACAACCCAAGTGGACTAAGGGGCGTTGAGTATACGAACAGCAGCACCACATAGACTTGCAGCGCTGAGCCCTGATCCTCACTCGCTCGGTACACTCTGTCCCACTGTCCACACTCTGGTTGGGTCCTATACTTCTTCTTCTTAAAACTGTAGTGGCATGTGCTGCTTGACCAGCTGTGGAGATGCTGGGCTCTGCCATCTCTCTCAGCCAGCTCCACACTATCAATAGGGGTCAGTTGAGACTTCCACATGCTGCCTTTTGTGGTGCAGAGCTGACCCACGTGTCCTTGAGGTACCTCCTAACAGGGCCAGTCCTGCAGGACTCTGggtggttctgtgtgtgtgtgtgtgtgtgtgtgtgtgtgtgtgtgtgtgcgctaacGTATGTGTGTGACTCAATATTCTCATAAGTTGCTTCTCTGTGGTCTCCTCATCTATGTGGCTGACATTTTCCTAGGCTTTCCTGAAGACAACTTAATTTAAAGTCATATGCAGTGAACCCACAGAGTAAGGAAGGATTAGGTAATGGTGACCTCTCAATGTTGACAGGGAAATCTTTAGTGTGAACTGTTTCcaggcagaaaaacaaaatgaaactagaTCCAAACACAAGGCAGCAGGAGCCACTGTCTGCCACTGTTCCCAGGtgtgaagaagaaggaaggagcagGTTCAGGCTCTGTAAGGCCATGTCACCTAACCCTGCTCAAAGAAGAGCTTTGCCGAGGGGAGCAGGGAATGAAGCAGCTGGGTCCCTGGTTTCCTTGACTTCTGGCATTTTGGCCTTGTAACTTCAGGCTCCtgggttgatgtgggagtctgctgttttgtgttgatttcattggttaaataaagagactgccttggccctttaataggacataaaattaggtaggcggagtaaacagaacagaatgctgggagaaagaagctgagtcaaggagtcccCATGATTCGcctaccggacacagatgcaggttaagatcttccctggtaagacacctcgtggtgttacagggatattagaaatgagttagatcgatatgtaagagctagccaataagaggctggaactaatgggccaggcagtgtttaaaagaatacagtttccgtgtaattattttgagtataaagctagctgggtggcgggaagcagcctgctgctcctatttcaacactggGTGAGTCCTTACTGTGCTTATGGAATCTCTCTCTTGGTGAACATTCTGCAAAAGCAAGAAATATTAGGATCGAAAGGGATTTGGGTGTCACATGGGCCACCACCTGCCTTTCATATCTGTGCCTGCCAGGAACCTTATGCACCATTCCATTTCATTAGTTTATGGTAATTTATGTCACTGCTAGATTGAGGAAACTCCTTAGTTCCCTTTGGAGACACAAACACCCTTCCATTTGTCCCCTATTCTAAGCACACTTCTTTGGAGAAGTTTTTGAATGTTATCCTCATTACACAAGCAGTATGATATTTCTAAAGTCAACTCCACAGTATTCACATTCCTGCTCCCTGCTCCTTCCATCACATAACAATAGTAACATCGCCCGTGTTTCCTACAGTGCTGAGTGCCCATGCGTGCATTCCTAAGTGTTTATTGCAGCACCTGGATTATGAGGTCCCTTTGCTAATGAATATGGTCAGGACTGAGTTCAAGTTTTCTCTGATTCGGTTTTACTTAAGGTTCTAGGTCACAAACAGAGCCCAGACTGTAGATGTTTCCTACACCTAGTCATTGCCTGTGGCTCCTTGTCAGGGCTCTCACAGAGAGTAAAATGTAAACACAGTAAGGTGAGAACAAGGGAGACTATGAGTCATTCAACTTTATTCGTGCTGGGCAATGTCAGCTTTGGCCGTTGTTGGGGACTCCCATAGACTGGTAGTATTTCCGCTCATTGTGTGGGCACTGCGTGTACACTGACAGCAGAGATGTCTGCCATTTGCTAAAATTAGAAATATGGAGTCATCGTGTATGCTTCATCATCTTTAAATGCAGTAAAGGGGACTCCTTGTCAGGGTGTTGCAACCCTTATATTATGTAAGATATCAGCAGAAAGGGGTTTCTGCGTTTCAGTCCTAGTCACTTAGAAACAATGCAAAGAATAGATTCCTTGATATAAAATAGATTTTCCAAATATACTTCGATTATTTAAATCTTCAAAACATGCTGTTCAATGAATCTCCTGCCATATTAAATCCGAACCCTCACATGGTATAAGACATATTGGCCTTGTGGGTAATATTTATAGATGTAGCAAAAAACtaaattttgtaattataattaattttccctcttgttgagcagatTGGAATAACACTGCACCATCCTCAGACGGCTCCTGGAGTAACTACACTGTAAGCATATTTCTCCCTCATTCATTAGCTAGGTTCATTTGTATATCTTCTAGGAAACAATTTGTATTTAAAGATTTGTCTGTAAAATTGGTTCATAGATATTTGtatcaaaaaagagaaagaaaagaaaaaagtcagatgGTGGTATATTCCTTATTCTTAGGACTCAGGAAGTTAAAACAAGATATCAGAAGTTTGAGGACATCTTAGACCATTAGACAACTtggaccacatagtgagaccctgtcttaaaaactatagataaataaactcataaaggtataaaaataaagaaattaaaaagaagaataagaTGCTTACAAAGGATGTTTGAATTTAAGATGTTCGTTTAGAGGCCCCTAATATTGTTTTCTACCCACTGGCCATTCACTGTAGAGCCCActggtgatatttttttttacacacacaaacctgcacaGAGGGTAGTAGGACTTGGACAGTCTTAGTTTAGCATGATTTTTCCTAGAGTTTTGTGTCCTAAGCttgagaaaaagcaaaagcacTCTGCTTCTGGGATTCTTGCCAGAGTTCTATCTCTACAAAATAGCCAAAGTAAATttatcaatagattttttttctcttttagctcCAGGAAGAAACAAggtttgttttcatgtgtgtagtTAGCGTAGGAGATATGTTGGTtgagataagaaaaaaaagccaaataggGGTTGTGTTGGAAGTAGCAGAGCCCTTGTTAGTATGGGCAAGACCCCAGGTTTGAACCACCAAATCTACCAAGCCACAAGACACTTCAAGACAAGGTGGCCATATCTGTATAGGGCCAAATGGCCTAAGGGGTTTATACCTATTGACAGTCAGAACATAACCCATAAAGGCTGAAAGTaagtttcttttgtttgatttttgagaagggtctcacatagtccagctgtccttgaatttaactgcacagctgaggatgaccctgaactcctgaccctGCTACCTCTGTCCCTCAAGAACTGAAATTATAGGAGTAAATCCCATCATAactttctcccttctttgagacaTCATCTCATtttatagctcagactggcctagaactcacaatctTCCATCTCAGCCTACTGAGTAgggggattacaggcctgtgtcatGTGCCCAGCTTGACACTAAAAATATAAGGACTTAATTGACATTAGCACCCAGTGGTCTTGTAGTTGTGGAAAGAATCTGTATATACTAGTTAAATATCAGACACCAGTAAGTACGTGCTGCTGAGGGAGCAGACATATGACTCCATATAAAACCAAACAGCACTGCATATCAAGGTTGTTCTTGCCCTCAGCTACCTGAGAAATGGTCATGCTTACCAGCACGGAGGAATAACTTAGTGTTGAATTCAAAATAAGCCACAGTGACTCTGGACTCGGAAGTCAAGCTGTCTTTAGGCGCAAGGAAATTCAATGCGCAGCAgcacttaggttttttttttcaggttgtttgtttgcttgtttgaggcCAAATCCTATGGACTTCAGGTTGGCCTTGCCCGTACTATGTACCCGGAAAGGATCTggaactcctgaccttcctgctaCCATCTCTTAGGTCCTGGGAGTAAGGTTTGCACCCCTAGGTCTGTCAATAGCAGCAAACATCTTGAACCAGGATTTCAACTTCCTGGACTCTGTTTCATGAAAAGAAATGGAACAAAATCTGTGAAGATTACAGAGAAAGGATAAGCATTGCTGCCATTCACAATCAGGAACATGTTCTGAAGTAAATGTTCCATGGGCACGGTAGACACACCTGAAGTCCAAGCTCTCAGGAGGGTTAGAAAGGAGGagcagaggttcaaggtcattgtcAACTAGTGAGATTCAGAACAGCCTGGGATCAGGAGACCCTGTCAGAACAACAAACAAATCTTAGATTCCCCACAGCCTTTTTGTCAAGAATACCTGAGAATCCCTTCCCAAGAACCCACTGAACACCTTGCTTGAGGACCTAGAGCCAGCACTCACAGAGCTTAGCTGACTTGTCCATGATCTCCCTGACTTAACAGAGAAGCCTGGATTGTGACCCCATAGATGAGGCTCACAGGTGGGCAAAGACCTGGTCTGTGACTTCCCTTTCCTTGTAGTTAAACCATCCATGGGCTCTGTTTAGCTTAGTAGCTTAGTGCCTCACCTGCTGCTCAGTTGTCTCCTGCTTCTTCCAGTATGTATAGTTCACTCATTACCTGTACTAGGGTACTAAGAGAGATTCTGCATTTCGGTTGGTCACACAGTAGTAATCAGACTGCATCCTTAAGCTGAGTTCTCCTACTATTCTTAGAAAGTTATTGAATATAatagtattgtttctttttttttctcaactctGTTCAAAGCTTTCTACTTACCCTCTCCTTGCTTTCTAATTCATGGTCTCTGTTCCATTAGTtgttaatatattaatatgttaGCATATGTAATCTAtataatatacaaagaactaataTATAATTAGTATGTAGCTATCAAATATAAATGtgtattatttattacatatattcatatttaatacATAAATGTATCCCCAGATCCAACACACTCATGTTAATATAACCTGCCCatgctgaccatttggtattagatgTTTATAAAATTATGCAATCATGAGTCACATTTACAAGACAAGTAGGGTCTGTGATGAAGGACCAGACAGGGGCTGAGCACACTGAGAGCAAGTTAACTTACAGATAagctattctttttctctttattaatatCATAAGATGATGCATTTAGAGAATACCCTACAGACCATTAAACAGGCATAATCACGTGCATGATGTGTGAACCCACATTAGGCATGTACTTAGAATTTTGACTGAGGCATCTGCTGTGTAATCACCTCATGCAACATAGATCATGTTTCCATCATCATCAAAGACACTGATTCCACTGCCTGTTACGACCTCAGAGACCACCAGCCTAGCCACAACCCTGCAAAGATGAAGTTCTAGGACCTAGAGTCTAGGTGAAGGTCaagcatttgtttttttgttcctcTCACTTGGTGTCCCTCCCTTGTGTTTACCGCTGGTTatttattgctgttgttattttatttattgcttccTTAGGAATCTGTCTCTTTGtggaagacacagaagaacatGAGTAACGACATTTACGC
The Microtus pennsylvanicus isolate mMicPen1 chromosome 11, mMicPen1.hap1, whole genome shotgun sequence genome window above contains:
- the LOC142859479 gene encoding hepatitis A virus cellular receptor 1 homolog is translated as MMHPQVFISGLILLLPGAVDSYEVVKGVVGHPVTLPCTYSTRGGIFTTCWGQGACPSSHCTNTLIQTNGYRVTYQRSSRYQLKGNISGGNVSLTIENAVLSDSGLYCCRVEVHGWFNDLKVTFSLEVKPEIPTSPPTRPTTTRPTTTGSPTTLSTGLTRVPASPRVSTFAPTTPAHTQTHTPEPTTSYPHQTTAEVTETSSYTPADWNNTAPSSDGSWSNYTESVSLWKTQKNMSNDIYAGVLTAAVLLLLLVCIGGISIILKKKKSRSRSGSACFVMYRVSKSGPGRNITIAQTQDDENVFNVIADCHYPQNESQ